A stretch of Rhizobium sp. TH2 DNA encodes these proteins:
- the gap gene encoding type I glyceraldehyde-3-phosphate dehydrogenase: MAVKVAINGFGRIGRNVLRAIYESGRKDIDVVAVNDLGPVETNAHLMRFDSVHGRFPHEVKVDGDVISVGSESFKVYAERDPGKLPWGDLGIDIVMECTGIFTAKDKAAIHLSAGAKRVLVSAPSEGADKTIVYGVNHDTLTREDLVVSNASCTTNCLAPVVDVLHSAFGIERGMMTTIHSYTGDQPTLDTMHKDLYRGRAAALSQIPTSTGAAKAIGLVIPALKGKLDGISVRVPTPNVSLVDFKFVASKSVTVKDINDALIAAADGRLKNVLAYTNHPNVSIDFNHDPHSSTVALDQTKVMDGSLVSVLAWYDNEWGFSNRMSDTAIAMAKLI; the protein is encoded by the coding sequence ATGGCAGTCAAGGTAGCTATCAACGGATTCGGCCGCATCGGCCGCAACGTGCTGCGCGCGATTTACGAATCCGGCCGCAAGGACATCGACGTCGTTGCCGTCAACGATCTCGGCCCGGTCGAGACCAATGCGCACCTGATGCGATTTGACTCGGTGCATGGCCGCTTCCCGCATGAAGTGAAGGTCGACGGCGACGTGATCTCGGTCGGTTCCGAGAGCTTCAAGGTCTATGCCGAGCGTGATCCGGGCAAGCTGCCTTGGGGCGACCTCGGCATCGATATCGTGATGGAATGCACGGGCATCTTCACGGCGAAGGACAAGGCGGCGATCCATCTTTCGGCAGGCGCCAAGCGCGTTCTCGTCTCCGCGCCGTCCGAAGGCGCCGACAAGACGATCGTCTACGGCGTCAACCACGACACGCTGACGAGGGAAGATCTCGTCGTCTCCAACGCGTCCTGCACCACCAACTGCCTGGCGCCTGTCGTCGATGTCCTGCATTCGGCATTCGGCATCGAGCGCGGCATGATGACGACGATCCATTCCTATACCGGCGACCAGCCGACGCTGGACACGATGCACAAGGATCTCTATCGCGGCCGCGCCGCGGCGCTCAGCCAGATCCCGACGTCGACCGGTGCCGCAAAGGCGATCGGCCTCGTCATTCCGGCGCTGAAGGGCAAGCTCGACGGTATTTCCGTGCGCGTGCCCACCCCGAACGTGTCGCTCGTCGATTTCAAGTTCGTCGCTTCGAAGTCGGTGACCGTGAAGGACATCAACGACGCGCTGATCGCCGCCGCCGATGGCCGCCTCAAGAACGTGCTGGCCTATACCAACCATCCGAACGTCTCGATCGACTTCAACCACGATCCGCATTCCTCGACCGTGGCGCTCGACCAGACCAAGGTCATGGACGGTTCGCTGGTTTCGGTTCTGGCGTGGTACGACAACGAGTGGGGCTTCTCCAACCGCATGTCCGACACCGCTATAGCGATGGCCAAGCTGATCTGA